Proteins encoded in a region of the Myxococcales bacterium genome:
- a CDS encoding SH3 domain-containing protein, producing MPAPQRLAALFVRPLAGLTAALAATLLLAGTGCSAEAGGADEEVADESAEAITGSIAAGTALIVNRPLNLRSSPNRSASVRTVMPQGARVTAAGGSAQDGYYRVNYNGQDGYAFGSYLDRSGSGGTGGSAGSGTTRTVTLLWQGNWDFLTRCDRFSEGRVAFACSDFARPSRDFVDNGDWLAAPGSLQGSRNALCGRRVEVCKNGSCVTATIVERSVESSSSTWEGSPHLIRAMGGEGGFTSCTHSWGTVSGVSLRY from the coding sequence ATGCCCGCCCCGCAACGCCTCGCCGCGCTCTTCGTCCGTCCCCTCGCAGGCCTCACGGCGGCCCTCGCCGCGACGCTCCTGCTCGCGGGTACGGGATGCAGCGCGGAGGCCGGCGGGGCGGACGAGGAGGTCGCCGACGAGTCGGCCGAGGCGATCACCGGCTCGATCGCGGCCGGCACAGCCCTCATCGTGAACCGCCCATTGAACCTCCGCAGCAGCCCGAACCGCAGCGCCTCGGTGCGCACCGTGATGCCTCAGGGGGCGCGCGTGACGGCGGCCGGCGGGAGCGCGCAGGACGGCTACTACCGCGTGAACTACAACGGCCAAGACGGGTACGCCTTCGGCTCGTACCTCGACCGCTCGGGCAGCGGCGGCACCGGCGGCTCCGCGGGCTCGGGCACCACGCGGACCGTGACCCTGCTCTGGCAGGGCAACTGGGATTTTCTCACGCGCTGCGATCGCTTCTCGGAGGGGCGCGTCGCCTTCGCCTGCTCCGACTTCGCGCGGCCCTCCCGCGACTTCGTCGACAACGGCGACTGGCTCGCGGCGCCGGGCTCGCTGCAGGGCTCCCGCAACGCGCTCTGCGGGCGCCGGGTCGAGGTCTGCAAGAACGGCAGCTGCGTCACGGCGACGATCGTCGAGCGCTCCGTCGAGTCGAGCTCGAGCACGTGGGAGGGCAGCCCGCACCTCATCCGCGCCATGGGCGGCGAGGGAGGCTTCACCAGCTGCACGCACTCGTGGGGCACCGTGAGCGGGGTC